From the Bacteroidia bacterium genome, one window contains:
- a CDS encoding deoxynucleoside kinase has product MEHEVRYIAIEGVIGAGKTSLTRLLHERLGGQLVLERFEENPFLSRFYQNPERYGFQTQLFFLLTRYKQLQALAQKELFAEYLLTDYIFEKDRIFAHLNLQDDELHLYDMLAANMEKNLAKPDLVVYLQSSVDRLMQNIRMRGRDFEKTISRKYITDLNDAYNYFFFRFKGSPLLIVNATEIDFVRHEDHLDELIREITKPNHVAVEYYTPMSRIARGQ; this is encoded by the coding sequence GTGGAACATGAAGTCCGGTACATAGCGATCGAAGGCGTGATCGGGGCGGGAAAGACCAGTCTCACACGTCTGCTGCACGAACGTCTCGGCGGTCAGCTCGTTCTCGAGCGTTTCGAGGAAAATCCCTTCCTCTCCCGCTTCTATCAGAATCCCGAACGCTACGGTTTCCAGACCCAACTCTTTTTCCTCCTTACCCGCTACAAGCAGCTTCAGGCGCTCGCGCAAAAAGAGCTGTTCGCGGAGTATCTGCTCACGGATTACATTTTCGAAAAAGACAGAATTTTCGCGCATCTCAACCTGCAGGACGACGAGTTGCATCTCTACGACATGCTAGCGGCGAATATGGAGAAAAATCTCGCAAAGCCCGACCTCGTCGTGTACTTGCAGTCCAGCGTGGACAGACTGATGCAGAACATACGTATGCGCGGCCGCGATTTCGAGAAAACGATTTCCCGCAAATACATCACCGATCTCAACGACGCGTATAATTACTTCTTTTTCCGCTTCAAGGGCTCTCCCCTGCTCATCGTCAACGCCACGGAAATTGATTTCGTCCGGCATGAAGATCACCTCGATGAACTGATCCGGGAAATCACCAAGCCCAATCATGTTGCTGTCGAATACTACACGCCCATGTCTCGCATCGCACGGGGTCAGTAA
- a CDS encoding asparagine--tRNA ligase — protein MVDVYIENLGAHVGEEVTLKGWLYNSRSGGKIVFLIIRDGTGICQCVATADALTPEEFASAQALTQESSFIVTGSIRADERAPGGYEMDVRTLQVVSLAHEYPITPKEHGVEFLADRRHLWIRSRRQTAILRIRHTIINAIRNFFDDRGFVLFDAPILTPNAAEGTSTLFETEYFDLGKAYLTQSGQLYGEAGAMALGRIYVFGPTFRAEKSKTRRHLTEFWMVEPEMAWFDLDDDMRLAEDFISHIVQTVLQERKAELEILERDTSVLQNILPPFPRVSYDEAVAMLHSEETARRIDERMQSLRDEDAALRSELAENKKQYNAVKEHIRRKFDAREIQINSRLEEITEMLRNLPKWKESAANFVHGNDLGGSDETVLTWYFDKPVIVHRYPAAVKAFYMKRDPEDMSKALAMDVLAPEGYGEIIGGSQREDNIDFLLERIREHNLPEEVFQWFLDLRRYGSVPHSGFGLGVERTVSWICGLEHIRETIPFPRMIHRNTP, from the coding sequence ATGGTTGACGTTTACATCGAGAATCTGGGAGCCCATGTCGGCGAAGAAGTGACCCTCAAGGGATGGCTGTACAACAGCCGATCCGGAGGGAAAATCGTCTTTCTCATCATTCGCGACGGAACCGGCATCTGTCAGTGCGTGGCCACCGCGGACGCCCTCACCCCCGAGGAATTCGCCAGCGCCCAGGCGCTCACGCAGGAATCCTCCTTCATCGTCACCGGAAGCATCCGCGCCGACGAGCGAGCCCCCGGCGGCTATGAAATGGACGTGCGCACCCTGCAGGTCGTTTCCCTCGCCCACGAGTATCCCATCACCCCGAAAGAACACGGGGTGGAATTCCTCGCCGACCGCAGGCATCTCTGGATTCGTTCACGCAGGCAAACCGCCATTCTTCGCATTCGTCACACCATCATCAACGCGATACGCAATTTCTTCGACGACCGCGGTTTCGTGCTCTTCGACGCGCCGATTCTGACACCCAACGCGGCCGAAGGGACCTCCACGCTGTTCGAGACGGAGTACTTCGATCTCGGCAAGGCCTATCTCACGCAATCCGGCCAGCTCTACGGCGAGGCCGGAGCAATGGCGCTCGGGCGCATCTACGTGTTTGGACCGACCTTCCGCGCGGAAAAATCCAAGACCCGTCGTCACCTCACCGAATTCTGGATGGTGGAACCCGAGATGGCCTGGTTCGACCTCGACGACGACATGCGCCTCGCGGAGGACTTCATCTCCCACATCGTACAGACGGTGCTGCAAGAGCGCAAAGCAGAACTGGAAATACTCGAACGCGACACCTCGGTGCTGCAAAATATTCTCCCGCCGTTTCCCCGAGTCTCCTACGACGAAGCCGTGGCTATGCTGCACAGCGAGGAAACCGCCCGCCGGATTGACGAGCGCATGCAATCCCTGCGCGATGAGGATGCCGCGCTTCGAAGTGAATTGGCGGAGAATAAAAAGCAGTACAACGCGGTCAAGGAGCATATCCGCCGCAAATTCGACGCACGCGAAATCCAGATCAACTCCCGTCTGGAGGAAATCACCGAAATGCTGCGCAATCTTCCCAAGTGGAAGGAATCGGCCGCAAACTTCGTGCATGGCAACGACCTCGGCGGCAGCGACGAAACCGTGCTGACCTGGTACTTCGACAAACCGGTCATCGTGCATCGCTACCCCGCCGCGGTGAAGGCTTTCTACATGAAGCGCGATCCGGAGGATATGAGCAAGGCCCTCGCCATGGACGTACTCGCTCCGGAGGGCTACGGCGAAATCATCGGCGGCAGCCAGCGCGAGGACAATATCGATTTTCTGTTGGAGCGCATTCGCGAGCACAATCTACCCGAGGAGGTGTTCCAGTGGTTCCTGGATCTCCGCCGCTACGGCAGCGTGCCGCATTCCGGTTTCGGGTTGGGCGTCGAGCGGACCGTCTCCTGGATTTGCGGCCTCGAACACATCCGCGAAACTATCCCCTTCCCCCGCATGATTCACCGCAACACTCCGTAG
- a CDS encoding Ppx/GppA family phosphatase: protein MPNTIRRLAAIDLGTNSFHLVIADVKPNGKFTVVSKDKEMVRLGEGFNEMKHLSEEAMTRAMETLRRFTLIAQSQAAPVRAVATSAVREALNQDEFLQRARDTVGLDIEVVSGYEEARLIYLGVLQALPVYHKNILLVDIGGGSTEFLSGTRGVVEYANSLKLGAVRLTQKFFREDSIRPKNIAACREHLAGAINPIARVMQGKQIDVAIGSSGTIISTAVMVQAMNGTPLLTEETNNLTITRADLARVVDAILGARTVGKRRELEGMDTSRADIIVAGVLILEQVFEQLGLDSMVTAKYALREGILLDTLHKLIGEERSVAHLTDIRKASVLHLGESCHYEARHADTVRRMSLELFDQLRPRHGLGNAEREYLEAAALLHDIGYHISHSEHHKHSYYLIRHSELLGFTDREIEIIANVARYHRKSHPKIKHEGYPRLKDEDQRIVRALAGILRVADGLDRRHNNIFRSLQCTVRNAGVLIEPVLRRECDTSIEIWGAERRKELLEEELGLPVALRVTQTA from the coding sequence ATGCCCAACACCATACGACGCCTCGCTGCAATTGATCTCGGAACGAATTCCTTCCACCTCGTCATCGCCGACGTGAAACCGAACGGCAAATTCACCGTCGTGTCCAAGGACAAGGAAATGGTACGTCTGGGCGAGGGCTTCAATGAAATGAAGCACCTGAGCGAGGAGGCCATGACGCGGGCCATGGAGACGTTGCGTCGCTTCACGCTCATCGCGCAGAGCCAGGCGGCGCCCGTCCGCGCCGTGGCCACCAGCGCCGTGCGCGAAGCACTGAACCAGGACGAATTCCTCCAGCGCGCGCGGGATACCGTGGGACTCGACATCGAAGTCGTCAGCGGTTACGAAGAAGCCCGGCTCATTTATCTCGGTGTGCTGCAAGCCCTGCCCGTGTACCACAAAAACATTCTGCTTGTAGATATCGGAGGCGGTAGTACGGAATTTCTCAGCGGCACGCGCGGCGTCGTGGAATATGCCAACAGTCTGAAACTCGGCGCGGTGCGGCTTACGCAGAAATTTTTCCGCGAAGACAGCATCCGCCCGAAAAACATCGCCGCCTGTCGCGAACATCTCGCCGGCGCCATCAATCCCATTGCACGCGTCATGCAGGGCAAGCAGATCGACGTCGCCATCGGATCGTCAGGCACCATCATCAGTACCGCAGTGATGGTGCAGGCCATGAATGGAACACCGCTGCTCACCGAAGAGACCAACAATCTCACCATCACCCGCGCGGATCTTGCGCGAGTCGTGGACGCTATTCTGGGCGCACGCACCGTGGGCAAGCGGCGCGAACTCGAAGGGATGGATACCTCGCGCGCGGACATTATCGTGGCCGGGGTGCTGATTCTCGAGCAGGTGTTCGAGCAGCTCGGACTCGACAGCATGGTCACCGCGAAGTATGCGCTGCGCGAAGGCATTCTTCTGGACACCTTGCACAAGCTTATCGGCGAAGAGCGCTCGGTCGCGCATCTCACCGACATCCGTAAAGCCAGCGTGCTGCATCTCGGCGAATCCTGTCATTACGAAGCCCGTCATGCGGACACCGTCCGCCGCATGTCGCTTGAACTGTTCGACCAATTGCGGCCGCGGCATGGGCTTGGAAATGCGGAGCGCGAATACCTTGAAGCGGCGGCACTGCTGCACGATATCGGCTATCACATTTCACACTCCGAGCATCACAAGCACAGCTATTACCTCATCCGGCACAGCGAGTTGCTCGGCTTCACCGACAGGGAGATCGAGATCATCGCCAACGTGGCGCGGTATCATCGCAAGAGCCATCCAAAGATCAAGCATGAAGGCTATCCACGACTGAAAGATGAGGACCAGCGTATCGTCCGCGCGCTTGCGGGCATTCTCCGTGTTGCCGACGGTCTCGACAGAAGGCACAACAATATTTTCCGCTCCCTGCAATGTACCGTGCGGAACGCCGGCGTGCTGATCGAACCCGTGCTGCGCAGGGAATGTGACACCAGCATCGAGATCTGGGGCGCGGAACGTCGTAAAGAACTGCTGGAGGAGGAACTCGGCCTGCCCGTCGCGCTGCGTGTGACGCAAACAGCCTGA
- a CDS encoding MFS transporter yields MSQPTSPTPAAEVPQKFPATFWTANLTELFERAAYYAVASFVVLYLGQLGLGDYWPSTLNGILWTLVYFLPILSGTIADQVGFKRALLTAFILLAAGYFLMGYPVWFGGQVMSEMVSSEITAGAGVLVPVLLGIIIIGMGGSVIKPCISGTVQKTAAGRATLAFGIFYMVINIGSLVGRGISYYVRTSYDLSFIFAVAVGCSIVAFIVVLFLYKDTEEDIAARRNRTGRRSVGRILLDMVLVLKNVRFAMFLLVSSGFFFIYSQVYNVLPLYLKKVVETDPAVDIYTMANPFTIVFFQLLITKTFGKMKPINSIIVGIIIIGLSMLINLVPVFMAGGVRMEVMNLLPIGSLFIVLTVAMIAFGELFTSARTYEYIGALAPKGQEGLFLGYANLPMAIGALIGGPAGAAIFNEIMCKNSSVLENGLLELDPTWNALGWVVLMAIGLVSAFSMWMYNRWLKKQI; encoded by the coding sequence ATGAGTCAACCGACATCCCCGACGCCCGCGGCAGAAGTGCCGCAGAAATTCCCCGCCACGTTCTGGACGGCCAATCTCACTGAATTATTCGAGCGCGCGGCGTATTACGCTGTCGCGAGTTTCGTGGTGCTGTACCTGGGTCAGCTTGGCCTGGGCGATTACTGGCCGAGCACGCTCAACGGCATCCTTTGGACGCTCGTGTACTTCCTCCCGATTCTCTCCGGTACCATCGCCGATCAGGTGGGCTTCAAGCGCGCGCTGCTGACTGCTTTCATTTTGCTCGCGGCGGGATACTTCCTCATGGGGTATCCGGTCTGGTTTGGCGGGCAGGTGATGAGCGAGATGGTGTCCAGCGAGATCACGGCCGGAGCGGGCGTACTGGTGCCGGTGCTTCTGGGTATCATCATCATCGGCATGGGTGGCTCGGTGATCAAGCCCTGCATTTCAGGAACGGTGCAGAAAACCGCCGCGGGACGCGCGACGCTGGCCTTCGGCATTTTCTATATGGTCATCAACATCGGTTCGCTGGTCGGACGCGGAATCAGCTACTATGTGCGGACCAGCTACGATTTGAGCTTTATTTTCGCGGTCGCTGTCGGCTGTTCCATCGTGGCGTTCATAGTGGTGCTCTTCCTGTACAAGGATACCGAGGAAGACATCGCTGCCCGGCGTAACCGCACAGGCCGTCGCAGTGTGGGACGTATTCTGCTGGACATGGTGCTGGTGCTGAAGAACGTACGCTTCGCGATGTTCCTGCTCGTATCCAGCGGCTTTTTCTTCATCTATAGCCAGGTGTACAACGTGCTGCCGCTGTACCTGAAGAAAGTCGTCGAGACCGATCCGGCGGTGGATATCTACACCATGGCGAATCCCTTCACCATCGTGTTCTTCCAGTTGCTTATCACGAAGACGTTCGGGAAGATGAAGCCGATCAATTCCATCATCGTGGGCATTATCATCATCGGGTTGTCCATGCTCATCAATCTCGTGCCGGTGTTCATGGCCGGCGGCGTGAGGATGGAAGTGATGAATCTGCTTCCGATCGGTTCGCTGTTCATCGTCCTCACCGTGGCGATGATCGCGTTCGGTGAATTGTTCACTTCGGCGCGCACATACGAGTATATCGGTGCGCTGGCACCGAAGGGACAGGAGGGGCTCTTCCTCGGGTACGCGAATCTCCCCATGGCCATCGGCGCACTCATCGGCGGACCGGCGGGCGCGGCGATTTTCAACGAGATCATGTGTAAGAACTCCAGCGTACTCGAGAATGGCTTGCTGGAACTGGACCCCACCTGGAATGCGCTCGGTTGGGTGGTGCTGATGGCCATCGGTCTGGTGTCGGCGTTCAGCATGTGGATGTACAACCGCTGGCTGAAAAAGCAGATCTGA
- a CDS encoding glycosyltransferase family 9 protein, translating into MSKLEKGVKRFLFSLLRMLVHSRPVTTVPRSSVRRILVIRQHNQLGDMLCAVPLFRALRRTYPDAHIALLSRPLNSEILRGSAVLDEIIVYDKAKFLQSPMQVFRFGRALKRREFDLAITPATVSMSVTSDVLAWLSGAPRRIGPRSLNGKKNITGYFYNVQVDLDWSTDPNKHQTQRNLDIASILVLEDDSIELHIGLSDEERSTGRGTLDAARGARDVVVGFHPGAAKIPNRWDALRFAEIANRCAEIYGAFIVITAGPDDDEPLREMSLNMPNQCLVLHKEPIRHVASVISHCDVFVTNDTGMMHVSAGVGTPTLSLFGPTDPLQWAPPGSQHHFILGRGGTLDSISTDKVWTVLSHMLREARVGKRELATVQQD; encoded by the coding sequence ATGAGCAAGCTCGAGAAAGGCGTCAAACGCTTCCTGTTCTCACTGCTGCGCATGCTTGTGCATTCGCGCCCCGTCACCACGGTGCCCCGTTCGTCCGTACGCCGCATTCTCGTCATTCGTCAGCATAATCAGCTCGGCGACATGCTCTGCGCCGTGCCCCTCTTTCGCGCCCTGCGACGCACGTATCCCGACGCGCATATCGCGCTGCTCTCGCGGCCGCTCAACAGCGAAATTCTCCGCGGCTCCGCGGTACTCGACGAAATTATCGTGTACGACAAGGCAAAATTCCTGCAATCGCCCATGCAGGTATTCCGCTTCGGCCGCGCCCTGAAGCGGCGGGAATTCGACCTGGCCATCACACCGGCCACCGTATCCATGTCCGTCACCAGCGACGTGCTGGCCTGGCTGTCCGGCGCCCCGCGCCGCATCGGTCCGCGGTCGCTCAACGGCAAAAAAAACATCACGGGGTATTTTTACAATGTGCAGGTGGATCTCGATTGGTCCACCGATCCCAACAAGCATCAGACCCAGCGCAATCTCGATATCGCTTCCATTCTGGTGCTCGAAGACGATTCCATCGAGTTGCATATCGGCCTCTCGGACGAGGAACGCTCCACCGGACGCGGCACACTCGACGCAGCACGCGGAGCCCGCGATGTCGTCGTGGGTTTCCATCCCGGCGCGGCGAAAATCCCCAACCGCTGGGATGCCCTCCGCTTCGCGGAAATCGCCAATCGCTGCGCGGAAATCTATGGCGCCTTCATCGTCATTACCGCAGGCCCCGACGACGATGAGCCGCTGCGCGAAATGTCGCTCAACATGCCGAACCAATGCCTCGTGCTGCATAAGGAACCCATTCGGCATGTCGCCTCGGTGATCAGTCACTGCGATGTATTCGTAACCAACGACACCGGCATGATGCACGTATCAGCCGGTGTCGGCACCCCAACCCTTTCCCTGTTCGGTCCGACGGATCCGCTGCAATGGGCGCCGCCGGGATCGCAACACCACTTCATTCTCGGCCGCGGCGGCACGCTCGACAGCATCAGTACCGACAAGGTGTGGACGGTGCTTTCGCATATGCTGCGGGAGGCACGCGTCGGCAAGCGCGAACTTGCCACGGTGCAGCAGGACTGA
- a CDS encoding M50 family metallopeptidase: MILSRVSGAAMAKSGMPAAFTTHFHRPDATLPVCIRRSGGIDFTMMRSSPEHTTYRNAALLLLVLLSIVFWDSVFIAPVKLFVVLLHEAAHALAAILTGGSVERIEIDSRIGGLAVTRGGWHWLVVSSGYVGSMLFGSLILLASVRGRGTRVLAAALGIAVLLVTLLFVRNVFGLVFGVLFGAALLAAARYFSEFWLPLAVQYLGTVSCLYALIDVQEDLITLEHRLTDASIMASATGIPAIVWGVLWSVMSLLVLLFTLRLIWKRRPKQDTLIP, encoded by the coding sequence GTGATTCTTTCACGTGTCTCGGGTGCTGCAATGGCGAAGTCAGGGATGCCGGCTGCTTTCACCACCCATTTCCACCGTCCCGACGCGACGCTTCCTGTTTGCATTCGCCGCTCCGGGGGTATAGATTTCACGATGATGCGTTCGTCGCCCGAACATACGACGTACAGAAATGCGGCACTGCTGCTGCTCGTTCTTCTGTCCATAGTCTTCTGGGACTCTGTGTTCATTGCACCAGTCAAGCTGTTCGTGGTCCTGCTCCATGAGGCCGCGCATGCGCTGGCCGCCATCCTCACGGGCGGCAGTGTCGAGCGCATCGAAATCGACTCCCGTATTGGCGGCCTTGCCGTCACGCGCGGCGGCTGGCACTGGCTGGTGGTATCCAGCGGCTATGTCGGCAGCATGCTGTTCGGCTCGCTGATACTGCTGGCATCGGTGCGCGGCCGGGGCACACGCGTTCTCGCGGCGGCGCTCGGCATCGCCGTCCTGCTCGTGACGCTGCTCTTTGTGCGCAATGTGTTCGGCCTGGTGTTCGGTGTGCTCTTCGGTGCGGCACTGCTCGCGGCGGCGCGCTATTTCTCCGAATTCTGGCTGCCGCTCGCCGTGCAGTATCTCGGAACGGTAAGCTGCCTGTACGCGCTCATCGATGTGCAGGAAGATCTCATCACGCTCGAGCACCGGCTCACGGACGCAAGCATCATGGCTTCGGCCACCGGCATCCCCGCCATCGTCTGGGGTGTGCTCTGGAGCGTGATGTCGCTGCTCGTGCTGCTGTTCACGCTGCGTCTGATCTGGAAGCGACGACCGAAACAGGATACGTTGATCCCCTGA
- the gltX gene encoding glutamate--tRNA ligase, whose product MTDHLTVRFAPSPTGYLHVGGARTAIFNWLFARSQGGRFLLRIEDTDRQRSSDAMTREILNGLRWLGIDWDDEPLIQSSRIERHRDECLRLLDEGKAYWCYCSQEELEIKRAAAEQAGGAFLYDRGCRALTAEDRARNDAAGMPRVLRFAVPDARITFSDIVHDETSFNYEELDDFVLLRSDGTPTYMVAVVVDDHDMGVTHVLRGDDHLSNTPKQFLLYKAFGYEAPMFGHLPLILGADKKRLSKRHGATSLGEFQQRGYLASTVFNFLALLGWSPGDDREILSRDELIDSFDVRRILKKSSVFDEEKLRWMNGQHIRRLDTDTLLDEVMHFRPADLPEADVESVRRILPLLRERIVLLPDFFDAAMYFFRDPETYDEAAVAKHWKQPLPDVLRDLLTALEAQPFDAVSLEAFIRAEAERRGIGAGKLIHPLRLAFTGLATSPSLFDVMEVLGRDCCLRRLRYALDVLGEGVQPVV is encoded by the coding sequence ATGACTGACCATCTCACCGTCCGCTTCGCCCCCAGTCCCACCGGGTATCTCCACGTCGGCGGCGCGCGGACCGCGATTTTCAACTGGCTGTTCGCCCGCAGTCAGGGCGGACGCTTCCTCCTGCGCATCGAAGACACCGACCGGCAGCGCTCGAGCGACGCAATGACGCGCGAAATACTCAACGGCCTCCGCTGGCTGGGCATAGACTGGGACGACGAGCCCCTCATTCAATCTTCACGCATCGAGCGGCACCGCGACGAGTGCCTGCGTCTGCTGGACGAGGGCAAGGCGTACTGGTGCTACTGCTCGCAGGAGGAGCTCGAGATCAAACGCGCCGCGGCCGAGCAGGCGGGCGGGGCCTTTCTCTACGACCGCGGCTGCCGCGCACTCACCGCCGAAGACCGTGCGCGCAACGACGCCGCGGGCATGCCGCGCGTGCTGCGCTTCGCCGTGCCCGATGCGCGCATCACCTTCAGCGACATCGTGCACGACGAAACCTCCTTCAATTACGAAGAACTCGACGATTTCGTCCTCCTCCGCTCCGATGGCACACCCACCTACATGGTCGCCGTCGTCGTGGACGATCACGACATGGGCGTGACGCATGTGCTGCGCGGCGACGACCATCTTTCCAACACGCCCAAGCAATTTCTGCTGTACAAGGCGTTCGGTTACGAAGCTCCGATGTTCGGTCACCTGCCGTTGATTCTTGGCGCCGACAAGAAGCGGCTGTCGAAGCGCCACGGGGCCACCTCGCTGGGGGAATTCCAGCAGCGCGGCTACCTCGCGTCAACGGTCTTCAATTTCCTCGCCCTGCTGGGATGGTCGCCCGGTGATGACCGCGAAATCCTTTCCCGCGACGAACTGATCGATTCCTTCGATGTGCGTCGCATTCTTAAAAAAAGTTCTGTTTTCGATGAAGAGAAGCTCCGCTGGATGAACGGCCAGCACATTCGCCGGCTCGACACGGATACGCTGCTCGACGAGGTGATGCACTTCCGTCCGGCTGACCTTCCCGAAGCGGATGTGGAGAGCGTCCGCCGCATTCTGCCTCTGTTGCGCGAGCGCATCGTGCTCCTGCCGGACTTCTTTGACGCCGCCATGTACTTCTTCCGCGACCCTGAAACATACGATGAGGCAGCCGTCGCCAAACACTGGAAGCAGCCCCTGCCGGACGTACTGAGGGATTTGCTGACGGCGCTCGAAGCACAGCCCTTCGATGCCGTGTCTCTGGAGGCCTTTATCCGCGCCGAGGCCGAGCGCAGGGGTATCGGTGCCGGGAAGCTGATACATCCCCTGCGCCTCGCCTTCACCGGCCTTGCCACCTCGCCGAGCCTTTTCGACGTGATGGAAGTGCTCGGAAGAGACTGCTGCCTCCGCCGGCTCCGTTACGCTCTGGACGTGTTGGGCGAGGGCGTTCAACCGGTTGTGTGA
- the folB gene encoding dihydroneopterin aldolase: MQKRHHIRLHNAVFFGYHGNYAEERSLGARFHVDVDICTDFTEAARNDDLSKTVNYEAVYLLIQNLVTNHSFKLLESMAWRIAREILDRFPEAESVNVRVRKPGVPIKGAIDTVEVEVDEYR, from the coding sequence ATGCAGAAGCGGCACCATATCCGACTCCATAACGCCGTTTTCTTCGGTTATCACGGCAATTACGCGGAAGAGCGCTCGCTCGGCGCCCGCTTTCACGTCGATGTGGATATCTGCACGGATTTCACCGAAGCGGCCAGAAACGATGACCTTTCGAAGACGGTCAATTACGAAGCGGTGTATCTGTTGATTCAAAACCTCGTGACGAATCACAGCTTCAAACTGCTCGAGTCCATGGCGTGGCGTATCGCAAGAGAAATCCTGGACCGCTTCCCCGAGGCCGAGTCCGTCAACGTCCGCGTCCGCAAACCCGGCGTCCCGATCAAAGGCGCCATTGATACGGTGGAAGTCGAAGTCGATGAATATCGCTGA
- the folK gene encoding 2-amino-4-hydroxy-6-hydroxymethyldihydropteridine diphosphokinase: MNIAETTVYLGLGSNLGDRTAMLQAAVDHIADLGDTMPLRCSAVYETSPWGEYQQPGFLNCVLEVVTTLEPPALFEQLKQIERTLGRVPGPKNGPRIIDIDILLYGERVLQSDDLRIPHPMMEHRNFVLVPLRDLAPLLKHPVSGHTISELALRCPDSGSVTPTDFRLYLHTVHGDGEARGT, encoded by the coding sequence ATGAATATCGCTGAAACAACCGTCTATCTCGGCCTCGGCTCCAATCTCGGTGACCGCACCGCCATGCTGCAAGCTGCTGTGGATCACATCGCGGACCTGGGGGATACGATGCCCTTGCGCTGCTCCGCGGTGTACGAGACCTCGCCCTGGGGCGAGTATCAGCAACCCGGCTTTCTCAATTGTGTGCTGGAAGTCGTCACGACGCTGGAACCGCCAGCGCTCTTCGAACAGCTGAAACAGATCGAACGTACGCTCGGAAGAGTGCCAGGTCCGAAAAACGGTCCGCGCATCATAGACATAGACATTCTGCTGTACGGAGAGCGCGTTTTGCAATCGGATGACCTTCGCATCCCGCATCCGATGATGGAGCACAGAAACTTCGTTCTCGTGCCGCTCCGCGATCTTGCTCCGCTGCTGAAGCATCCCGTGAGCGGCCATACCATCAGCGAGTTGGCTCTGCGCTGCCCTGACAGCGGATCCGTGACACCAACCGATTTCCGCCTGTATCTGCACACGGTGCACGGCGATGGAGAAGCGCGTGGAACATGA